A segment of the Leptospiraceae bacterium genome:
TTTATGTTTTTGTTGGATTTGAGGTATCCGGAGACTACGACATCGATGTTGAGGAGGTCGTCTTTTTCATCTTCGGAAATGATGCCTTCATCGACTTTTTGTTCGAGGAAGGTGGCGAGGTTTTCGATGTGCAGGAGTTTGCAGTTTCGGATGAGTTTACCGAAGAAGGCGGGGGCTTTTTCACGGACACGACGTTCGAAGTCTGAGCCTTTGAGAGCGTTTACGTCGTTCTTGAGTTTAGCCACATCTTGTTTTAAGATTTCGACATCTTGTTTTAAGATGTCTACGGTTTGTTTTAGTGAGATGTAGTTATGTTTTAGGGTTTCGACATCTAGTTTTAAGGTTTCGACGTCTTGTTTTAGAGGTAGGAATTGAGTATTAACGAAGGTTTCGAATTTTTTGGGTAGTTCGATGAGGTCTTCGGTGAGGATGAGGGAGCGGATTTGTAGGAGAATTTCTGGGTGTTCTTTGAGGATACGAAGGATGTCGAAGATAGTTTTGATTTCAAAAGTTTGGTTCATATAGAAACTAAGAAAAGAAAGACTTTTCTATTTTCAATTTGTTTTTTTATTCATAAATTTAAACCTGATTCGTTTTGACTTTATTTTCAGATGGATAAACCATCTTAAACATTTGACAAAAACGTATTTATAAAGAAAGTTGTATAGCAAATTCTTTGAGCAAAAGAAGGTGCCCATGAAGTCTGTAAAGGAAATCACAAAAATCAAATATTTGGACTCCCCAAGTGAATGGGTTCGTAGTTTCGCTTGCAACCACTTAAGCATATTGATTGTGTGTAGAGGTCCCATTCGTAAAGAAGCAATGGATGTGTTCGAAGGCTTAGGGATACGATATGGAATTCTGTTATCAGAAAAAGATTCTGTAGTCTATCCTCAGACTCTTGCTCCTGAGCTCCGTCAAATCAGGGATCCTGAACGTGTCCACCGAATCCCCGATTATACAGGTGCAACTCAAGATGAACGCAACCAGAGAATCCAAGACATCATCAACATTTGCAAAAAATATAATTATACTCATGTGTTTGCTGGTTATGGCTTCATGGCAGAGGATGCTCACTTTGTTTCTTCTCTTGAGAATGCAGGTATTGGTTTCGTTGGACCTGAATCAGGAGTTCACCTTAAGGCAGGTTCCAAAGATAATGCTAAAAAAATTGCACGTAAAGTTCAAGTTTCAGTTACACCAGGTATTGATAATATCACTTCATTAACCTTAATTGACAAAGTTCAAGGTCGTAATGGTTTATTAGATTTGATTCAAAAACATCAATTTGATATACCCAACATCGATCAACTCAATGATGAAGAACTTGCCGAAGAAATTTTAAATCAAAGCTACAAAAAAGGTGTTCCTCTCATTACGCTAGAGGATTTACAAAAAAAAGCAAAAGAAGAAATTGCGAAAATCTTAGAACAAAATCCTGGGAAAAGAGTTCGTCTAAAACACGTAGGTGGAGGTGGTGGAAAAGGACAAAGGATTGTAACAACAGCAGATCAAGTTCCTTCAGCTGTATTGGAAGTTTTATCAGAAGCAAAAGCTTTAGGTCCTGCAGATAATAAAAACTTTCTCATTGAATTAAATATAGAAAACACACGTCACAATGAAATACAGCTTTTAGGGAATGGAGAATGGGCAATTGCATTGGGTGGACGTGATTGCAGTATCCAAATGTATGAACAAAAATTAGTGGAGCTTTCCATAACCGATGAGCTTTATGCATACGAGATAGAACGTCTCTACAAAGAAGGTAAAGTCGAATGGGCAAAACGTTTAGAGCGTGATCGAGAGTTCCTTCGTCAAATGGAAGAACAAGGAGCACGTTTCGGGGAAGCTGTGGGATTGAATTCAGCTTCTACGTTTGAGTGTATTGTTTCGGATGAAGGTTTTTACTTCATGGAAGTAAATACTCGTATTCAAGTTGAACATCGAGTGACGGAAATGGTCTATGGTCTTCGCTTCCGAAACCCTAATAATCCTGATGATTACTTTGAGGTTGAATCCATTGTCGAAGCTATGGTTTTATGTGCAGCACATGGGAAGCGACTTCCTAAACCAGAAAGGTATCTAAAGAATTTGGCTGGCGGTGAGGTGCGTCTCAATGCCATGAATCAAGCTCTCCAACCTCATGCTGGAGGAATCATTGAATATTGGTCTGATCCCGTAGAATATGAATTACGGGATGATCAAGGAATTGGAATTCGAAACCCAGATACAAAAACTTTTATTCACTATCACTTAGCAGGTGCTTATGACTCCAATATTGCTTTGATTGTTTCTTGGGGAAATTCTCGTAAGCAAAATTTGGAACGCTTAGGGGATATTTTAAGAAGAATGGAGTTAAGAGGTGTGGATTTAGAAACCAACCGAGAATTCCACATGGGCATGGTATATTTTCTTTTAGGTTTGGATGAGATGGCAAGACCCGACACAAAAGTCACAATGCCCTATCTTGCAATGGTAGGCAATTTGGCTCAACATGCGAGAAATATCGATGTAGATACAGCATGGGAAATCATGGAAAATTTCTACATCAAGCTCTATGGAAATACAATCAAAAACATTATCGATTACAAACTTACTCTTATAACAAGACCCTTAAAGCAAATCCTTAAAGAACCTCATCTTTTAGCGGGTTGGTTAAGATACAATTATAACAAAAGTTTTGTTTTAGACACCAATCAAAGAGTGCGATGGATAAAAAATCCTTTGATTGTTTTAGATGATCTATATAGGTTTTTACACCTCGATGAGCGGGATACACCACCTTCTCAAAAAATCTGGTTCCATGATCATGAACTTCTTCAAAAGGGCTTGGAATTCTATCGAGATTTGTATCATCATTACAAAAATTTACCGGAAAACTTCTACGAACTTCACAAAATACTAACAGAAACATTCCAAATTGATGGAAAAAAGGAAATCCTTTCAGCTCACATTGGACATACTTTAGGTTTAGAACTTTTGGAGATTCTTATCTATGTAGGTTTAGAAAGTAAGATTTTTGATGTTTATTTAGATCGGAACTTAAGGCTTGTTTTCCCAAGTGAATATTATGATCCTCAAAGACAAAAAGAATACATTAAGCATTTATCTCCACCACCACCACGAACTTCAGATACTATTGTAGCTCCCATGGGAGGAATGATTTACTTCCGAGAAACACCCACAAGTCCACCATATGTTGAAGTGGGAAGTCATTTTGAAACAGGTCAACCTCTATTCGTAATTGAAGTGATGAAAATGTTCAATAAAATCCCAGCGGAATTCTCAGGAACTATTGTTGAAAAATTAGTAAAACAGGATGGAGTAGTTGTTCAAAAGGGACAAGCAATTTTTAAAGTAAAGCCTGATGAGGAAGTTGAAATCGAAACTCCAGAAATTCTAGAAAAGCGAAGAAAAGAATATACAAGAAAAATCATGGACAATATATACCAAAGCATGTAAGAAAAGGGCATATTCGAAAAAACAATGTACTAAAGAAGAAATTTATATTAAATTGATAGAATGAAAGTAGGTTTGTTTTTTGATGATTTGTTTTTAAAGCACGACACAGGAAGTTATCACCCCGAAACGCCGCAACGACTAATTGCAATCCACGAAAAATTGCTCAAATCAGGGGTTTATGATCGTTTCACTATGTTGCCTAAACGTTTTGCCACAACGGAAGAAATAGAACTTGTTCACAAAAAATCTTACATTGATTACGTAAGGCAGGTTTCTCAAAGAGGTGGTGGTTATTTAGATGGAGATACTCCGGTAAGTAAAGATTCTTTTGATTCGGCTTTGCTTGCCGTTGGTTGTGGTTTAGAGGCTGTTGATAAGGTTCTTTCAAATCATGTCCAAAGGGCGTTACTTCTTGTTCGACCACCTGGTCATCATTCCTTGAGATCTCGGGGTATGGGGTTTTGTCTTTTTAACAATGTGGCAATCACCGCAAGATATGCTCTATCAAAAGGACTAAAAAAGATCGTAATTTTGGATTGGGACGTTCATCACGGAAATGGAACTCAAGATGAATTCTATCAAGAAAAAGAAGTCTTGTTTATTAGCATTCATCAGTTTCCGTTTTATCCGGGGACAGGTGCGATTGATGAAATAGGGGAAGGCGAAGGAAAAGGTTTTACTTTGAATGTTCCCATGCCTAGGAGTTCAGGAGACTCTGAGTATAAAAAAGCATTTGAGGATCGTATACTTCCCAAAATCGTAGAGTATGAGCCTGAGTTGATTTTGATTTCAGCTGGCTTTGATGCCCATAAGATGGATCCCTTAGGAGGAATGGAGTTATCTTCAAAAATGTATGAATGGATGACAGAAAAGATTGTGAAGATTGCCAATGAATGTTGTGGTGGAAAGGTCATTTCTTATTTGGAAGGAGGGTATTCACTACCTGCTTTGGCTGAGTCAGTGAAACTTCACGCAGAAGTGCTTCTTGATGGATAAAAAATGGGTAAAAACGCAACCGTAGTTGCGTTTCTATAAAGCTTTGAGTTCTTGGATTAGTTTCGAAATTGCCTCTTTTGCATCACCGAAATACATCAAACAGTTAGGATACCCATAGAGTTCATTGTCAATACCAGCATAACCAGGTCTCAGGCTTCGTTTGATAACAACAGCTGTTTTTGCTTTGTCAACATTTAATATGGGCATACCGTAAATGGGACTATTGGGATTACTTCGAGCGGCGGGGTTTGTCACGTCATTTGCACCAATCACCAAAGCCACATCACAATTAGAAAACTCATCATTGATTTGATCCATTTCGTAAAGTCGATCATACGGAACTGCTGCTTCTGCAAGTAAAACGTTCATGTGTCCTGGCATTCTTCCGGCAACTGGATGGATGGCAAAACGAACATTCACATTACGTTTTTCTAATTCATCCATGAGTTCTTTTACTACATGTTGGGCTTGGGCAACTGCCATCCCATAACCTGGAACGATGATCACGTTGTTTGCTCCATCAAGCATCATGGCGAGTTCTTCAGAACCGACCTCTTTGACAACGATGTCTTTTTTCTCAGCAACAGGAGATCCTGCTGTTGTGGAACCAAATCCTCCTAACATCACATTAATTAAAGATCGATTCATTCCTTTACACATAATGTCAGTGAGGATGATACCTGAAGCTCCTACCAAAGATCCTGTGATAATGAGAACTGCATTATTCAAAACAAAACCTGTCATCGCAGCAGCTATACCTGAGTAGGAGTTCAAAAGAGAAATCACAACGGGCATGTCAGCACCACCAATGGGGATCACAATCAAAACCCCCAAAATCAAAGACAAGATGGCAATGGTAATTAAAACAACATTCACCTCCCAACCTATAGATTGAAAAACACTTGTTATTTCAGTAGTGTCTGTAGCAAATAAAATCCCAAGAATGATTGCAATCAAGAGCAAAGCAAAATTGATGGGATGTTGTAGAGGATATACCACAGCTTTTTCTGTGATGATACCTTGAAGTTTTCCGAAAGCCACAATAGAACCAGTAAGAGTTACCCCACCGATCAGTATAGACAAGAAAATCGTAATACCCACATACAGTTCAGAAGGAACTTCTTTGTAGAAGTCTGCCATAGCAACGAGCAAAGAGGCACCACCACCAAAGCCATTAAGTAAAGCTACCATTTGAGGCATTGCCGTCATTTGAACCTTTAGCGCCATGATACTTCCCACAATGGAACCAATAATCAATCCCACGATGATTAATTCATAAGATACGACATTTTGATCTAAAAGGGTTGCAATAATGGCAATGAGCATTCCTAATGCGGAGGTGAAGTTTCCTCTTCGGGCTGTTTTGACTTTACTCAGTTGTTTGATACCAAAAATAAATAAAGCAGCCGCAATTAAATAAATAATGATCAAAATCTCTTGGCTCATATCGTCTCCTTGAGGTTATTCTTTCTTCTTAAACATCCTTGTCATTCGGTCTGTTACTAAGTATCCTCCAACCACGTTGATGGTGGCTAAGAAAATAGCAATGAAACCCAACAAAGCAGAAATGCTGGTTTCAAATCCAAAAATTAGGACGTTTGCATCCAACTCAGAACCAGCACTCACAATAGAACCCACTAAGGTAATACCCGAAATGGCGTTGGAACCCGACATCAAAGGAGTATGAAGAGTAGGGGGAACTTTCGAAATTAACTCAAAACCTAAAAAAACCGCCAAAACAAAAACAGTAAACAATAAAACCAATTCATGAAATGACATACAAACCTCCTAAGTTTTAGCTGAAGTGATAAGTTCTTTTACTTTGGGATGAAGGATTTCCCCATTATAAGTGATTAAGCAGCCTTTGACGATTTCATCTTCTAAGTTTGTTAGGAATTTACCTTCTTTGTTGGTTAAGTATTCTATGAATGCTTGGATGTTTTTTGAGTAGAGTTGACTTGCATCAAAAGCCACATCAGAAACCACATTTGTAAAACCAATGATTTTGACTCCATATTTTTCGACTATTTTATCAGGTTCTGTGAGTTCGCAGTTTCCACCCGTTGATGCTGCTAAGTCAACGATTACCGAACCAGGTTGCATGACTTTTACCATATCTTCGGGGATCAACAAGGGAGCTCGTTTGCCAGGTACTTGAGCTGTGGTGATGACAATGTCCGCATTGGAAAGATGCTTCTTTAGGATTTCTTGTTGTTTTTGAAGAAATTCTTTTGAAACTTCTTTTGCGTAACCCCCTTCTTCTTCTACTACTTCTGGCGGTTCGATGTACTTGGCACCTAAACTTTGGACCTGTTCTTTAACTTCTTTTCGAACATCAGAAACTTCAACGACAGCACCCAAGCGCTTCGCAGTGGCAATTGCTTGTAGCCCTGCAACTCCAGCTCCCAAAACCACCACTTTTGCAGGAGAAACAGTTCCAGCTGCGGTCATCATCAAAGGAAAAACTTTTCTTGAATGATTGGCAGCGATAATTACCGCACGATACCCAGCTAAGTTTGTTTGGGAACTCAGTACGTCCATTCTTTGAGCTTTTGTGATTCTTGGGATGGCATCCATTGCTAAGACATTGACTTTTTTTTCCAGAGCTATGCGAACGAGATCTAGGTTAATCAAAGGAAAGAAAAAGCCCACGTAGTAAGAATTTTCTTTCATCATGTGGAGTTCTTGTTTGTTAGTTAATGGATGAACTGAAGGAACATTGACTTTGACTAAAATATCAGCTTCATTATAGATTTTTTCAATGTTATCATGAATGATGGCACCTGCTTCTTCGTATTGCTTGTTGGAAAATCCTGCCTCAACTCCAGCATCTTTTTGAACGTAAATAGTATAACCCATTTTTTTGAATTTAGCAACTGTTTCAGGAATTAAGGAAATTCGCTTTTCGCCTGTATGGATCTCTTTTGGAACACTAATGATCAAGGGACACCTTCCTGAATGAAAATTTAATAGTAAAAAATCTAAAGGATGAGCGAAAGACAAGAAAAAAACAAGTTTCTTCTCTTATTGGTAGTGGGACTTTGGTTTCATCAAAAGTAGTATCAAGAAAAGACTGAGAATTACAATAATAGAACTTGATGTTGGTAAATGTAAGGTTTTGTCTAAAAATGTAATTTCCCATTCCCATAAAGAAACAACAAAACCCAAAATCGTAGATGATACAGATATGAGGGTAGAGGAAAGAAAAGTAAAGAAAAAGTTTCTTGAGATCAACAAACTAATGGTGGGAGGTATCACCAAATGGGCAATAGTATAAAAAGAACCCATAAAGTGAATGGATAACGTCAAAATCCCAGATAGAATCAAGAAATAAATTCCTTCATAAAAAGAAACACGTATTCCTGAGATTTTCGAAAAAAGAGGATCAAAGCTAATTGCTAAAATTTTTTTATAAAAAATTACAAATAAAAAAAGAATGACAATCAAAGGGATTAAAATATGACTCCATTCTTTTTCGGAAATCAGAAGAATATTTCCAAAGTAAGCGGCAATGATGTGATTTTGCACATTTCCACTAAGAGAAGTAAGGATTTGTCCGAGGGCACCATAGAAAACAAAACCAGCAGCTAAAATCGCTTCTTTGAGGTTGAAACGCTCATACGCAACAAAAACGGGAAGAAAAAAGAGAATCCCCAAAATCAAAGTAAGTAACTCACTATGGATGTCTAAAAGTAAAACAAAAATCACACTTAACGTAATGGCTTGGGCTAACGTTATGCCTAAAAAAACGCTTTTTCGAAGGATTACGAAAACTCCCATCCAGCTTACAAAAACTCCCAAAACTCCACCCAAGAGAATTTGAGGCAGATAAAATAAAATCTTGTCGATCATACTTCCATCAAGACTTTGTTTTTAATCAAAAGCTTCCGAGAAAAGAACTTCAAGAAATCTTCGTTCATAATATGAGAAGTCATAAGGATGGAAACTTGGTATTCTTTGTGAATGGTATCAAGCAAAGAGAAAAACTGTTTTTGATTATCCACATCTACCGCAGCCAAGGGTTCATCAAAGACAATGAGTTCTGGTTTTCGAAGAAGAGCTCTGGAAATGAAGGTTCGTTGTAGCTCTCCTCCTGAGCATTCCCGTAAAAGAAGATGTTTTTTTTCGAAAAGATTGGTTTTCTTTAGAACCTCATTGATTTCTTTTTGTCTTTCATGTTTTCTCTTGTTTGGAAATAGCTTAGTGTCGTAGTATAGTTCTAATGTCTCTTCAATGGTTAATAAAAACTCTTTGGGTATTTCTAAGGCTTGAGGAACATACGAACAAGATGAATAAAAAAAAGAAATCGATCCTTGCAGAGGTCTTTGAATACCTAAAATCGTTTTGATAAGAGTGGTCTTTCCTACACCATTAGAACCAAGTAAAAGAATCTTATCACCACGATGGATTTGAAGAGAAAGGTTTTGAATTAAGATATTTTTTTTATAGCCAATCTCAGCATTTTCAATTTTGACCAGAAGATTTTCAGAGAAACTCATATATTTTTAGAGATGGTTTCCAAGATTGTCTCCATCAATTTTTCATAGGTTGGGATTTTATCTGTGATGTTCGTGGGCACTACTACGTATTTGACTCCAGTTCTTTCGGAAACAAACTGAGCATATTTGGGATTGTTGTAAGGCGCAATTAAAATCAATTGAACTTTTTGAGCTTTAACAATATCCACAACTTTTAATAAGTAGCTCGCTGAAGGAGGAACTCCGGGTTTTTCTTCTAAAGATGTTACTTCCACAAATCCAAAACGATTAAGAAAGTAGATGAATTCTCTATGATGAACAGCTACCCTTACACCTTTGAGGTTTTGGTATTGTTTGATTTTTTCTATTGTGAAGTTTTTGATCCTTTGGGAAAAATTCAGATACTGTTCTTCGTAGTAGTTGGCATTGGCGTTGTCGATTTTTTGTAGGTGATCTTTGATATTTCGGGCTATGATCACTGCATTGAGAGGATCGAGCCAGTAATGAGGGTTTCCATAAATGTGAATATCTCCCATCGAACGATCAACAGGGGTTGTAGGTTTTTCTAAGACTTGAATGCCCACACTCACATCGCAGTTTCCCGGCATTCCTGTGTAGATTTTGGGATTTCTTGACTGTTCAATCAACTTTGGAAGCCAACCTACTTCCAAATCCATTCCAATATACACAAGCAAATCAGCTTGATTGAGTTTAAGAATGTAATCAGGTCTTGCATCGGCGAAGTGGGGATCCACGTCACTCGGGATTAACGATTCTACTTGAACTTTGTTTCCTCCCACTTGTTCTGCAATGTGCTTTAAAACACTCAATGTCGTAACAATCTTGATTTTGGCGAAAATACTTATGGGTAAAAATAACAAAACTACAAATAACCATCGTTTCATTTTTGGACTCCTTTAGTATTTATGAGCAGGATGCATCCCTATGATAAACACAGCTTGGAAGTAATACTGCCGTGTTTTTTGTCCGTTTCCAAAATCTCCCGTGTTGGTAGCTTGGATACGAAAATACGAAAATTCTGAAGGCTTATACGTCAAAACAAGACTATTTTCTTCGGTTCCGTTTTTTTTATATTCTCTTGTTCGTTTGTAGGGATTGACTTGTTCTAAAGAAGGGATGAAGTAATAATCATAACGATAGCCAATGAACCAACCATCTAAAAATTGGTATTCAAGAAAATGATACACTCCAAAGTTTCGGCTTTTTATATCGATCTTTTCAGGAGGGTTGAAATCAAAAGTATCACCAAAGAAGTCAGTTGGTTCTTTTAAGGTAAAGTCTTCTTTTACAAAATATCGCCATCGTTCTTTTTGTCGTATTAAGTTTTCTCGATACCAGAATTCAGATTGAAGAAAAAAGGTTTTGTATCTTCCCTTTTTGTATTTCAAATAAAAATCAAAACCCACTTGTTGATTCCATTCATTGGGAAGTTCTGTAGGATGCCATCGCAAGAAGGAAAAACCAAACTCCGTTCCCCAGTAATTTGATAAAGGAAAGAAGTGTTTAAGATGCAATGTGTATAAAGGATTTTGTTTGAGCTCTCCTTCTGAGTGGGCATGACCAAAGACTCTTCCATTGTAAACACCTAAGCTTAATTCCTGCCAAAAGCTCCAAGGGAAGAGATAACTTAATTCCAATCCTGTATCTAAAATACCTTCGTAATCAAGGAGTTCTTTGTGAACCACCGGTGGCGTAGTAAAGGGCCAATCATGCTGATGGATGCCATTGAGCCTTCCTACATCAGGAAACATTCTTCCCAAACGTATGTTCACTCTCGGAATGATGGTTGCGGGAAACAAAAAAAAGGCTTCGTGAACCTCAGGAAAAAGTTTTCCCTCTTCGTAATGAGCGGCAAACGTCAAGGTTCCAAAAGCAAGTTGATCGATGGCACTATAAAAACCAAACTCTCCTGTTCGAATGATGTATTTTCGGTCTGTGGTGCGAACTTTGTTGTTGTCCCATTCATATACACTATCGATTGCTGCCATCAAATCCAAGGTCCAACTTCGATTGAATACTTGGAATTGAAATTGGGTGGGGCTTCCTGTGAAGGTTTCTTTTTGGGTTTCTTTTTGAGGGGAAGTTTTTTTGATTTCTTCTTCGAAAAGTTTTTCAATCTCTTGACCATGAAGGCTAAAGACAAAAACTAAAAAAGCCAATACTTGTTTGTGTTTCATTTTTTTATTCCAAAAAAACCCATTAGCAATTGCTAATGGGCACGGGGTGTTGGGTAAAGATACTTAGTCATGTGGCCAAACAAAATTGGGTTTTGAATACATTTTTTGAATAGTGATTTCTGCATTTTTGATTTCGAATCCTCTTGCTTGTCCACCACAGGTTCCAAACTCTTCTTCATCGAAAAGCTTGGCTGGTTGATTCGACCTGGGAGTTCCACAATCACCATTTCCTGCGATAAGGTGTGGCTTACAATTTTCATAGTGTATTTCTAAACAAACTCTGTATTCTTTGTTTAATTCAGTAGGTTTTAGTTGTGGAGTTAGATCTTTTTGTTTGTTTGAGGCTCTGTTGAAAGCTTTTCCTTGATTCAGTGCTAGCTCGAAGCCAATTCGTCTGTTAGAATCATTTGGATCCGAAGAACCATAAAAAATGATCTTTGAGTCATCTCCAAGAAGTTTATAAGTTATGCTTGCATTTGCTAAAGGATCATCAGGAGCTGTGATCCTTCCTGTTCCTCTAATGACATTTCCATCACAAATTAACTGACCTGAGAGTGTTAATGCCACATCGTTGTTTTGATGATCTTTTGTATTAGCAGCGGTACAATATTGAGGATTCAAAGCTTGAAGAAGCAAAAACCCCACAATGGTATCTTGGTTGTCATCTTTTTTTTGATTGAAGATGGTGCAATTACTGATAGCAAACGTTATCGCAACTATCAAGCTTACTATACTTATTTTTTTTATTCTCATGATTTTTCTCCAATTTTGATGTGATTTTTAATCCCAGAAATCACATTTCTTTTTTGGTTTTTTTTCGTCAACCTAAAAGTGTGATTTTTATTTAATTTTTTCACACTGAAGAATAAGAGTGATCGTTTTTTAAAAGAACAAAAGATTTACTTGACTACTAATACATCCTTATTTTAATGGATAGAAAATAAAATTTTTATAGAATCAAGTTTTATGGTAGAAGCATTTGTCAAGATTTCTGAAGAACTATTACGAAATTATCCTGGGATTGAAATCTATGACTTAAAGGTTTCAAAATTAAGGAACGACTATTACATTCAGATTGAGTTAGACAATCTTCATCATCCTCTTGGGGCAGTTTCGATAGATGTTTGTGAGTCTTTTAGTAAGAAATTCATTGAAGTTTTGGATGAAAAAATCATCCACGCAAATGGAGATCAAGCAAATCACGACGAACTTCTTCCTTATGATTTACAGATTGATAATTATACGCTTGAGGTTTCTTCTGCGGGAGCTGAACGAGAGCTAAAACTACCCAGAGACTTGGAAAGATTCAAGCAATATCCAATGAAGGTTTATCACAAGTCAGACTCAACCGAAAATTCAATGTACCAAGAAAAAATTTTAAAATATGTCTCGCAAGATGAAGAAAATTTTGTTTTTTCGTTGTATATACCAAAAAAAGAAAGAAAATTGAAGAAAAAAAAAGCTAATTTAGAAAATTACATCATACCAAAAAAAGATATCATAAAGATAAATTTGTATTTAGATGTTTAAATTTAATTGTTTGAGGGGTTTATGGTAGCAAAAGATGTGGGTTTGGCAAACACAAGGTCTACTCGAAACAAACCAACTGAACCTAATTTTTCGAAATTTTACGAAGATTTGAAAAATATTGCCTTAGCAAAAAATCTAACTTTAGAGCAAACCATCGAAATTCTCAAAGGTTCTTTTTTATCGATTTTACACAAGAAATATGGCTCTAATGCCAACATTGATATCATCATGGATCCCGAAAAAGGAATATTCGATATCTATATTCACTATACAGTAGTCGAAAAAGTCAAAAGCCCAGACTATGAAAAATCCTTAGAAGAAGCAAGAGCGATTGATCCTCAAGCTAAGATTGGTTCAACTATCACTATCCAAGAGAGTTTTGAAAGCTTCACCCGATACAATGCAAATGAAATCCAAACGACTTTCCACCAAAGATTAAAAGATTTAGAAAATGAGTATATTTATTCTGAATTTATAACCAAAAAAGGAGAGATTGTAAGCGCACAAGTGTTGTCCTTTGTGGGGAATAAAGATGTGCCAGTGATGATTGGGAAAGCTTCAGGGGTCATTCCTAAAAGTGAACAAATGCCGAAAGATCGTTATGCACCGGGAAAAATTATCAA
Coding sequences within it:
- a CDS encoding ATP-binding cassette domain-containing protein, whose product is MSFSENLLVKIENAEIGYKKNILIQNLSLQIHRGDKILLLGSNGVGKTTLIKTILGIQRPLQGSISFFYSSCSYVPQALEIPKEFLLTIEETLELYYDTKLFPNKRKHERQKEINEVLKKTNLFEKKHLLLRECSGGELQRTFISRALLRKPELIVFDEPLAAVDVDNQKQFFSLLDTIHKEYQVSILMTSHIMNEDFLKFFSRKLLIKNKVLMEV
- a CDS encoding metal ABC transporter substrate-binding protein codes for the protein MKRWLFVVLLFLPISIFAKIKIVTTLSVLKHIAEQVGGNKVQVESLIPSDVDPHFADARPDYILKLNQADLLVYIGMDLEVGWLPKLIEQSRNPKIYTGMPGNCDVSVGIQVLEKPTTPVDRSMGDIHIYGNPHYWLDPLNAVIIARNIKDHLQKIDNANANYYEEQYLNFSQRIKNFTIEKIKQYQNLKGVRVAVHHREFIYFLNRFGFVEVTSLEEKPGVPPSASYLLKVVDIVKAQKVQLILIAPYNNPKYAQFVSERTGVKYVVVPTNITDKIPTYEKLMETILETISKNI